The sequence AAAATTGGCAAGCTGGCTGTTTTGAGAGGTTCTAAGAGGTTGAACATGTGAGAGCTGATGTGGTAATTTGATCCAAATATTTGTCTCAGGCTGCTTTTTGTAAGCAGTGGGACTGCATAGATACGGCCGCATAGACGGCAGTTTCATATCGCAGGAGATCCGGACATTGCTTCATATCATCGATATTCAAAAACCATTTCAATACATAGTTCGATGTCCAATGCACATCAACCGCCTTCTCAAGAGATATTATGAAAATTTTGATCATGCCTACCTGATTCCAAGGGGATACTCCTTTGGAATATTCTTCCTATCAGGCACAACCTCCGGAACTCCCACATGCCTCTTCCACTCCCTTACCGTCTTTCTTTTTAACACCGGAGGCACCCTCCCTCCTGCACCAAGCACCCCCTCCATTCTCTCCGCCAGCTCCAACAACCTCCCTTCGTCTCCCTGCAGACCCAGAATCTCCATCCCAACGGGCACCCCTTCCTTGGCATTCTCACTCGGCGGCGAATACCCGGCAGGCAAAGCAATGGCAGGAAACCGCGTCACCGCAGCAAGTATGCCATTCCTCCCACGCTGGGAGGGAGAACCGAGCGGGACGGCGAGGGTGGTTTGGTGTGGGTATATGAGTGCATGCAGGGAGAAAGTGGAGAAAGTAGACCGGATGGCAGAACGAAGAGAGGATATGCGCTGTTTACGGGCTATGTAGGAGATGTTTTGCGGAGAGGAGTGGAGGGAGTGGGCTATTTGGGGGTATTGGtttgggaggaggaggaaaggGGATCCGGGGGCGTAGAGGGCAGAGAGGGAGGCGGGTATGTTTGGAGAGGTGGTGCGCTGGTGGGAAGAGAGGTAGGAGTCCATAGCGGTTTGGAATTCGTAGATCTGGAGGTCCATGGTTGCGTGGATGTCTGTGGAGTTGTAGAGTGAGTTGGTGATAGGGATGAGAGTTGCGCCCGCGTCGTGGAGCTTGCGAAGGGCGGATTCGATGACTGTGTTGACGGCAGAGACGTCCGGATCGGAAGATGCAGAGACCGTGCGATTGAAGAACGTTTCCACCACGCCGAATCGCATGCCCTGCAGCCACTTCCCATCCGTTCTTCCCTCATCCACGTCCAATGCCGCAGACAAGTGATCGACACCTCCGCCCTCCATCACACTCAGCAAGGTTGCAGCATCCCGAACCCCTCTCGTCATCGGTCCCACGACATCCTGGCTGAATGACGCTGGCATAACACCTTGGGTATCTACAAGTCCCCAGCCAGGCCTCATGCCCACCACTCCACACGCACTGGCCGGGCTTCTTACGGAATTCATTGTATCTGTCCCCAGTCCCAGCACGCCAAACCCCGCCGCCAACCCCGCGCCTGTCCCGCCCGAACTGCCACCCGGCGTGCGTGACAGATCATAGGGATTCAGCGTCTGCCCGCCCAGCGAGGAGACGGAGATACCTTCGAGGGCGAGTTCGTGCAGGTTTGACTTGGCGAGGAGGATTGCGCCGGCCCGTCGCAGGTGCGAGAGGACGGGTGCGTCGTGGTTGGGATGGAGAGCGGAAAGGGCAAGGGAGCCACCGGTCGTGGGCATGTCGAATGTGTTGATGTTGTCCTTGACTAACATCGGGATGCAAAAGAGGGGTGGCAGGCCGGCCGCAGCGGCcgcggaggaggaggaggaggaggtaGGAATGGTGGCATTGTGAGCGCCTGTAGGTATCATGAAATCCCCATTTTCAATCCTTTTCCCTCGTAGAATGGCATCCAGCGCGTCGGCGGTGTCTAATGCGGTGGGGTTGAGGGTGATGATGGCGTTCACTTGGGGGTTGTAGGTTTCTATCTGGGAGATGAAGAGGGAGACGATAT is a genomic window of Coccidioides posadasii str. Silveira chromosome 3, complete sequence containing:
- a CDS encoding uncharacterized protein (SECRETED:SignalP(1-22)~EggNog:ENOG410PH5J~COG:J), which codes for MRSLLSSLLAFLSLSASKPNFGFEPHNATIDAVHAALFSGRATCRDIVSLFISQIETYNPQVNAIITLNPTALDTADALDAILRGKRIENGDFMIPTGAHNATIPTSSSSSSAAAAAGLPPLFCIPMLVKDNINTFDMPTTGGSLALSALHPNHDAPVLSHLRRAGAILLAKSNLHELALEGISVSSLGGQTLNPYDLSRTPGGSSGGTGAGLAAGFGVLGLGTDTMNSVRSPASACGVVGMRPGWGLVDTQGVMPASFSQDVVGPMTRGVRDAATLLSVMEGGGVDHLSAALDVDEGRTDGKWLQGMRFGVVETFFNRTVSASSDPDVSAVNTVIESALRKLHDAGATLIPITNSLYNSTDIHATMDLQIYEFQTAMDSYLSSHQRTTSPNIPASLSALYAPGSPFLLLPNQYPQIAHSLHSSPQNISYIARKQRISSLRSAIRSTFSTFSLHALIYPHQTTLAVPLGSPSQRGRNGILAAVTRFPAIALPAGYSPPSENAKEGVPVGMEILGLQGDEGRLLELAERMEGVLGAGGRVPPVLKRKTVREWKRHVGVPEVVPDRKNIPKEYPLGIR